A window of the Streptomyces sp. NBC_01351 genome harbors these coding sequences:
- a CDS encoding MFS transporter codes for MAAGYAELLRTRHAARLLVGTLIGRLPNGTAAIAIVLFTRSEGGSYSLAGALAAAYGVANAVGQPLLGRAVDLYGQPRVQLPAAVVSALGMVWLALAGTGSVAAAYAAVVVAGLFTPPLEGGLRALWPGVLGGREERVHAAYAMDAVAQEVMFTVGPLLVTLFVALWSPAGALLALNAIGVLGALSVVVSEPSRTWRSEPREAHWLGALRSKGLLALLGAFFFVGTALGSIAVAGVAYADDHGDQAVYGWLMAALGLGALVGGVVYGARQWAGAPERRLRLLVALLAVCYLPLVWTPGPVAMAGLAALAGVFLAPALACAFIVVDRHAPAGTVTEAFSWLVTFFGVGAAIGTAVAGPVVEWAGTAASFGVAGVAGAAALLVLMVTQGVLASGGRGRAVAGSSEAVRGPVVEGVANGVS; via the coding sequence ATGGCCGCGGGATACGCGGAGCTGCTCAGGACCCGGCACGCCGCGAGGCTGCTGGTGGGCACGCTCATAGGCCGGCTGCCCAACGGCACGGCGGCGATCGCGATCGTGCTGTTCACGCGGTCGGAGGGCGGGAGCTACAGCCTGGCGGGGGCGCTGGCCGCGGCGTACGGGGTGGCGAACGCGGTGGGACAGCCGCTGCTGGGGCGTGCGGTGGACCTGTACGGGCAGCCGCGGGTGCAGTTGCCCGCGGCGGTGGTGTCGGCGCTGGGCATGGTGTGGCTGGCTCTGGCGGGTACCGGGTCGGTGGCGGCGGCGTATGCCGCGGTGGTGGTGGCGGGGCTGTTCACGCCGCCTCTGGAGGGCGGGCTGCGCGCCCTGTGGCCGGGGGTGCTGGGCGGCCGTGAGGAGCGGGTGCACGCGGCGTACGCGATGGACGCGGTGGCCCAGGAGGTCATGTTCACGGTGGGGCCGCTGCTGGTGACGCTGTTCGTGGCGCTGTGGTCGCCGGCCGGGGCGCTGCTGGCCCTGAACGCGATCGGGGTGCTGGGCGCGTTGTCGGTGGTGGTGAGCGAGCCTTCGCGGACGTGGCGGTCGGAGCCGCGTGAGGCGCACTGGCTGGGCGCGCTGCGTTCGAAGGGGTTGCTGGCGTTGCTGGGGGCGTTCTTCTTCGTGGGTACGGCGTTGGGTTCGATCGCCGTGGCGGGTGTGGCGTACGCGGACGATCACGGGGACCAGGCGGTGTACGGCTGGTTGATGGCGGCGCTGGGGCTGGGTGCGCTGGTCGGTGGTGTGGTGTACGGGGCGCGGCAGTGGGCGGGTGCGCCGGAGCGGCGGTTGCGTCTGTTGGTGGCGTTGCTCGCGGTGTGTTACCTGCCGTTGGTGTGGACTCCGGGGCCGGTGGCGATGGCGGGGCTGGCGGCGTTGGCGGGTGTGTTCCTGGCGCCGGCGCTGGCGTGTGCGTTCATCGTGGTGGACCGGCATGCGCCGGCGGGGACGGTGACGGAGGCGTTCTCGTGGTTGGTGACGTTCTTCGGGGTGGGTGCGGCGATCGGTACGGCGGTGGCCGGGCCGGTGGTGGAGTGGGCCGGTACGGCGGCGAGTTTCGGGGTGGCGGGTGTGGCCGGGGCGGCGGCGCTGCTGGTTCTGATG